From a single Bremerella cremea genomic region:
- a CDS encoding sulfatase family protein, giving the protein MTRTIALAVLACLTLFSHPLEAGEKERPNILILYADDLGYGDLSCYNPKGKIPTPNLDRLAAEGMRFTDGHSSSGICTPSRYALLTGRHHWRDFHGIVGAMGPSVFQPERLTMPEMLQAKGYTTACIGKWHLGWDWEAIRTKKGIGPDCFDWSQPIPDGPLAHGFDHYFGDTVINFPPYAWIEDNQMAQIPDTLKDEKTWKKIKEGNWECRPGPMVTGWDPYAVLPTLTEKGVAYLESRKNQDEPFFLYFAFPCPHAPIIPNDAFDGKSGAGPFGDFVVETDAMVGKLLDALEKSGQADNTIVVFTADNGPEHYAYARDEKFGHWSAEPFRGLKRDIYEGGHHVPFIIRWPGITQAGQVSDVLVSQIDLMATFADQLGYQLPDDAAEDSHSMLSYLKGEADQVRQTHVHNTFANEYAIRDGDWLLVDAKTGYRSRGFKPWEARHDYPGDDNQAVELYNLANDIGQRKNLATEHPQKVQQLQDLLAKLQKQGHSAPRLEKQNRP; this is encoded by the coding sequence ATGACTCGCACGATCGCCCTGGCTGTACTTGCCTGCCTGACGCTGTTTTCACATCCGCTTGAAGCGGGTGAGAAAGAACGCCCCAACATTTTGATTCTGTATGCCGACGATCTCGGCTATGGCGATCTTTCGTGTTACAACCCAAAAGGCAAAATCCCCACGCCCAATCTCGATCGCCTGGCGGCTGAAGGAATGCGTTTCACCGATGGGCATTCGTCCTCTGGGATTTGTACGCCCAGCCGTTACGCCCTCCTGACCGGAAGGCACCATTGGCGCGACTTTCATGGCATCGTCGGAGCTATGGGGCCCTCGGTGTTTCAGCCGGAACGGCTTACGATGCCAGAAATGCTGCAAGCAAAAGGGTACACCACGGCATGCATCGGCAAGTGGCATTTAGGCTGGGACTGGGAAGCCATTCGTACCAAGAAAGGGATCGGTCCCGATTGCTTTGATTGGTCGCAACCGATTCCAGATGGCCCCTTGGCGCACGGATTCGACCATTACTTCGGCGACACGGTAATTAACTTTCCGCCGTACGCTTGGATCGAAGACAATCAGATGGCGCAAATCCCCGATACGCTGAAAGACGAAAAGACCTGGAAGAAAATCAAAGAAGGGAACTGGGAATGTCGCCCTGGCCCCATGGTTACCGGTTGGGATCCTTACGCCGTATTGCCAACCCTGACCGAAAAGGGCGTGGCCTATTTAGAGTCACGCAAAAACCAGGACGAACCGTTCTTTTTGTATTTTGCGTTTCCTTGCCCCCACGCCCCCATCATCCCGAACGATGCCTTCGACGGTAAAAGCGGGGCCGGGCCGTTCGGCGATTTTGTCGTCGAGACCGACGCGATGGTGGGCAAACTGTTAGACGCCCTCGAAAAATCGGGCCAGGCCGACAACACCATCGTGGTCTTCACGGCAGATAACGGACCGGAACATTACGCCTACGCCCGAGACGAAAAGTTTGGGCATTGGTCGGCGGAACCTTTCCGGGGCCTTAAGCGTGATATCTACGAAGGAGGACACCACGTCCCCTTCATCATCCGCTGGCCTGGCATCACACAAGCAGGCCAAGTTAGCGATGTTTTGGTCTCGCAAATCGACTTGATGGCGACCTTCGCTGACCAACTAGGCTATCAACTTCCCGACGATGCCGCCGAAGATTCTCACAGCATGCTTTCCTATCTGAAAGGGGAAGCCGACCAGGTTCGTCAGACGCATGTGCATAACACGTTCGCCAACGAATACGCAATCCGCGACGGCGACTGGCTCCTCGTCGACGCGAAAACCGGGTATCGCTCGCGTGGTTTCAAGCCATGGGAAGCCCGCCATGATTATCCTGGCGACGACAATCAGGCCGTTGAACTTTACAATCTGGCAAACGACATTGGCCAACGAAAAAACCTAGCCACCGAGCATCCCCAGAAAGTGCAGCAGCTACAAGATTTGCTGGCAAAGCTCCAAAAACAAGGGCACTCGGCCCCCCGTTTAGAAAAGCAAAACAGACCATGA
- a CDS encoding sialate O-acetylesterase encodes MFRFFLPLALLCLALPANSPALGQDLELASPFGDHMVLQRELPLNVWGWSKPHTHVEVVLADQTATTQSDDQGRWQLQLKPMPAGGPFTMTTTSEGQSIALEDVLVGEVWICSGQSNMQMGYGGIPEIKDLAQKAKSLPIRCLSVRQDVAFEPQAKCHARWIVGPGSSAVATTFAYDLQQALDVPVAVIETSWGSSSIEGWMPRSMAPEMPHFAQQLKQLDTQDHDRVAKLIQDRDAGKKWILEDNIYLRTRPNLLYNAMLYPLAPYTVRGMVWYQGEANAGSLSSMKQYGETLPAWTKHLRSLWTEDLQVLAVMLPRYGHIAGSSPTKEVASPTGHSWAWFRESQAKLLTLPNTGIANTIDLGDVKDIHPKDKRPIGKRLALIAENLLNPGSVEASGPTFAELKLEGSAAVVKLSHAEGLQTNDGKSPTGFWIAGKDRQWKPAEAEIAGESIRLTHPEVPQPTAVRYAFAAFPEVNLVNAQQLPAVPFRTDDDQP; translated from the coding sequence ATGTTTCGTTTTTTTCTTCCCCTCGCTTTGCTTTGCCTAGCACTTCCGGCCAATTCGCCAGCCTTGGGACAAGACCTAGAACTGGCTTCTCCCTTTGGCGACCACATGGTTCTTCAACGGGAATTGCCGCTGAACGTCTGGGGGTGGAGCAAGCCCCACACACACGTTGAGGTGGTCCTCGCCGATCAAACAGCCACCACGCAATCCGACGACCAGGGACGTTGGCAACTTCAACTTAAGCCCATGCCTGCTGGCGGCCCATTTACAATGACCACCACCAGCGAAGGTCAGTCGATTGCGCTGGAAGATGTGCTTGTCGGGGAAGTTTGGATCTGCTCAGGCCAATCGAACATGCAGATGGGGTACGGCGGTATTCCCGAGATCAAGGATCTGGCCCAAAAAGCCAAGAGTCTTCCCATCCGCTGCTTGAGCGTGCGTCAGGATGTTGCTTTCGAGCCGCAAGCGAAGTGCCATGCTCGCTGGATTGTCGGTCCTGGCTCGAGCGCGGTCGCCACGACATTTGCCTACGATCTGCAACAAGCCCTCGATGTGCCGGTCGCGGTGATCGAGACTTCATGGGGAAGTTCGTCCATCGAAGGCTGGATGCCACGCAGCATGGCCCCAGAGATGCCTCACTTCGCCCAGCAGCTTAAACAACTCGACACCCAAGATCACGATCGAGTCGCCAAGTTAATCCAAGATCGCGACGCTGGTAAGAAGTGGATCTTGGAAGACAACATCTACCTGCGAACACGCCCCAATCTTCTTTACAACGCCATGCTTTACCCGCTGGCCCCATATACGGTACGCGGCATGGTGTGGTACCAAGGCGAAGCGAATGCTGGTTCGCTGTCTTCAATGAAACAGTACGGCGAGACATTACCGGCTTGGACTAAGCACTTGCGATCGCTCTGGACGGAAGACCTCCAAGTACTGGCCGTGATGCTGCCCCGTTATGGCCACATTGCTGGTTCTTCTCCCACCAAAGAGGTCGCCTCGCCGACAGGCCATAGCTGGGCTTGGTTCCGTGAATCTCAGGCCAAACTCTTGACGCTTCCTAACACGGGCATTGCCAACACCATCGACCTGGGTGACGTGAAAGATATTCACCCCAAAGACAAACGCCCAATCGGTAAACGGCTAGCCTTGATTGCCGAGAACTTACTTAACCCAGGCTCGGTCGAAGCATCTGGCCCAACTTTCGCCGAACTGAAATTAGAGGGTAGTGCGGCCGTAGTTAAGCTGAGCCATGCCGAAGGCCTGCAAACGAACGATGGCAAGTCGCCGACAGGCTTCTGGATCGCTGGAAAAGATCGCCAGTGGAAGCCAGCCGAGGCGGAAATTGCCGGGGAGAGCATCCGGCTAACCCACCCGGAAGTCCCCCAACCGACCGCAGTTCGCTACGCATTTGCCGCCTTTCCAGAAGTGAACTTGGTAAACGCTCAGCAGTTGCCTGCGGTTCCATTCCGCACGGATGACGACCAACCCTAG